The nucleotide sequence AGAAGACATTGAGAAATTGGTCCTAAGTTATGTTTGAATTGTTTTTACATTCTTTCATACATGTTACTAACCAGTTAATATTTACTAAACTTATAAATGCAAACCACTCTACGAAAAAAACCAAAGTTAAGGCAGTAATTAAGAGCCAATAATCATATACCTGGGTCTTAGCTGAGCAATGTCAATTTCGATTTTCTCGGGTTAGGTTAGTTGGCGGGCCATTTTGGCCTTGTTCTTAATAGACAAGCGCTGTTTTTGCATACATTTTCATGGCAGATGCATAATTAAGCCGTCGTCCACGGTGCTGTGATATCGGGTTCCCCGGCTGACCGCAGTGACGATGCTAACCTTGCATAAAAAGAATGCAGCTGCGAAGTTCGTTGCCTAAGTCTTTCGTAGGCGGGCAGCTCGGAATTCTAATGAAGGCCGTGGGGCGTGGCCCTGCCAGACTTCACGTAGACGAATGCCTAAcgaaaaaatgtaaaaactAACTTTCTTTCCGGCACTCTCACTCTGCCAGCTTATCTGGAATGTGTTTATCTTGCATCTGCATAAATACAGAGCGATGCGACATCGAGCATTTCATAAGATTTAAATACGTTTTGTTTGGGGcatgttttcattttcattcgGCCGTGTTTATGTTGGAAATCTTCCGATCGGTTACACAGATCGCAGTTAAAGACGCGTGTGCCTACGTAATCGACTTGGCACGTCTTTTGGCCAGGTGAAAGACCCCAAGATACGAAAGTCACCCGCGGCGGAGTGCTGACATATTGATGCTGGCTGCCTGTTCCACGGCAGTTCAATGGTAGCAAGGGTAACAATAACAGAATTCGGCTTATATGGTGTGTCACACTTGATTCCACAATTAAGTTGGTAAAAGTCAACAATCTGAGCTGATATACGAAGTGAGATGAGCGGTACGAGTGCCTCTATGAATAGATACAATGAGGGAAGGGCCTCGAGATGAGGAAGAGAGATTCAGTTTGAAATTATTACAATTATATCTCTGAAGTTGTAATCAAGACCCACGCGACAATGCAAAGTAATGCAAAGAAATCTTAAGATGAgataggtaaataaataaacgaaAAAAGTTCATGTCAAGATgcttaatattttgtttttataatccAGGGTAATCctaaaaaatatgataataATTTGTGAGCCTTATGACTTATTTTTAAGGACATTAAAATGGTAGCTAAAATACTTTTTTCAATCTTTGTTATTCCTAATCAGACTTGACATACTCCATTTACCCGAGTAATCTTCAATTAAGTGCCAGCTTCGTTGTAAGaaaatcaaattcaaattaagATTCCGACCAAAGCTTTGCCTCGGCCTCCGGCTGTGCCGGCAGGCTATAAATTTGATATTCAAAGTAAATTTTCAATTTCTACGCGAATAGATATTTCCATAAATAAACCGCATAAATCAGAGCTGGGCCCGTAGAGCTGACAGAGCTCAAAAGCGAACTCGGCTCATTAGTAATCAAAAGCTGTGCAGCTCCGCAGACCGAGAAGAATTCGGGGATCGGGGGCCCGAAGCAGCGGAGAACTGGAGAATAGGAGACAGGCTCTGAGACACGGCCATTGAATTCTGGCCGAGAGCGGAGACTTGCACAAATTGTTGCACAAGCGCGGACCAGTGATTCGTGGGCCGTAAGTGGCTGCTTGCCACTGGAGCGATGTCGCCAACGCATCGAAGTCGCCTCCAGCTCCTTACAGAtcacacagagaaaaaaattggtggaaaattAGTATTACTTATAACTATAGAATTTTCAAAAGTTACGAAAACTGCTGTCTTGCGCTTTACCAAATTAATTTTAGGCGATTTCTCCCACTTTTTTCTCAAtgagaatattttttaggGAACGTATCAGTTATAAATCATACTTTAATCATTTAATCATtggataaaattaaaattgcataataaataatattgctGTTCAATTCATTTAGTCATTTAGCCTGATAGTCATTGAACACAAAACTGAGTCATTCAATGATTTTTCAATGATCTGAAAATAATACATATTGAAAGCTACACATTTTTATGCTCAGTGTACTCTCTGGGGACCGATAGCCAAGACTCTCCAGACCACCGAGCACAGAACCCCTGTTACCTTGTTGACTTTGTCTTAATGGCCATTTTGGTTGTGTTGCTCTGTggcaatttaaatattttagccATTTCATTTTGAGTTTTATGCTGCTAGTGCCGCCGACCGGCAAAAACACTCGAGTGTCGGTTGTTGAGCGTTAAAAAAATAGACAGAAATTTCTACTATTTTGCATTTGACCAGTGGTCACTACTTTACTagtttataacattttttcaaGCTTTTTCCCAACAGTCTTGAAATTTTTTGTGCCGGacaaagaaaaccaaaaaaaatacctAAGATttaccaaaatattttaaggcatggttaaaatattttaatgcaatcATAAAGTATTGAAAAGATATTGATTTATATTGGTTTACAATGCTTCCTTAAGATTTATTGGtggtaaataaaataataataataataaaaaaatgccCAAGTTTTAAGGCTTAAGGCTTTGTTTTTAATCAAGTCTCGGCTCTTTTCATTTAACACCTTTGGTTTACAAAAggcataaatattattaattaattagcAAGTTTATCAAATGCTACACATGACTGAAtacgttaataaacaaaagttCCAGTAGCAATTATGCGAGTCTCATGAATAATAAATTccataatatatttttgtattttgagATAGATATGTTAAATATATTAGTGTAGtagcaaataaataagtagATTTCAGGAATGTTCAATTATAGGTTTCTCGTTTTAGTTGCCTTTGTTTGAGGACTTTTTGACCTTGATCTTGGTTCCGCCCACCGAAGACTTCTTGCGGCCATTTAACTTGGCCTTGTTGGAGGACAATACGGCCGGTTTGGGTTTAACCACCCTGGCCTCGACCCGAATGTAAAGATCATAGTTGAAGTCGCCGCAAGTCTTGCCTATATAAAAAGCATTAGCTAAGTTGTGATTACAAATATCTAGATAAATATTACCACAACACATTTCCTCGCCGCAGGACTCACAGGTCATCAGTCGAGTTTCCACAATGCCCGATTTGTTCTTGATTTTCTTGACACAGTTGTTCAGGGCGAACTCCCTGCGATCCCTGGCCTCCGTTTTCAGTTCCAGCTTTCCCATCTCGACCATCCGGCTGAAGTACTCCTCTTCCTGCTTGTTCTTGGGCCTCAAGGTGGTCAGCATCTTCCAGTCGATGGGCACGGCGCACAGTTCCATCAGCACCACGTCCTTCATTTCACTGGGCACGGGATCCGCATAGGTGTACATGGCCTCCCGTTCCCCGTTGGCCCTCAGCAGCTTGCGCATCTCCTTCTTGGGCATCTTGAAGGCGTAGTCCTTCTCCCGGATCTTTATCTCCTCGGCGCGCACCTTCACCGGGCGCATCTTGTAGTCGGGCACCTTCTCCAGCAGCCGCTTGAACTCCTCGACGGTCTGGATGTTGCTGCGACTGAGGTCCAGAACGGGGACCACCGTCTTCTTTTTGCCCAGGAGGTCGTCTAGTTTACTCATTATGACTACTGATACCTACCtaaaaaactgttttatcaatatcttaaatatatgtaaagaaatatttgtttCTTTTGGTATAAAAGTGCTCATAAAACAATATGAAATATGGGATTCGGCATTCCTTTCCActtaatttcaaataattaaTAGTCCAGAAAGTAAACTTAAGTTTCATATCCAAAAATATTAATCATCATCATCCCAAAATATTAATCATCCCTTCTCggaattttaaattgaattattAATAGTCCACTAAGTAAACTTAAATTTCATATAGGGTTCCGGAAATATTAAACTACAATTCTTTTTCTTTACAAAACATGTATTTTCTTTCACCACAATATGAAATATGGGATTGGGCATTCCTTTCCACTTAATTTCATATAATTAATAGTCCAGAAAGTAGATTTAAGTTTTATATTGGGTTCCCAAAATATTAATCTTCCCTTCTCTGCATAATAATTTGAATTATTAATAGTCCACTAAGTAAACTAAAATTTCATATAGGGTTCCGGAAATATTAAACTACCTTTCTGTTCCATTACAAAACATGTATTTTCATCTATCACAGGATTATtagatattttaatttaaattaaaagaaactTACTTACCTTTGTTCAAATAATGCTATTAAGTGGTAAAGATTTAGTTActtttgtatattttgttaGCCTACAACTTCTTCACCTGTGAAAAGTCCTTAGCGAGTATCGATTAAATATTGCCGGTTGCCTAGCATTTCTGCTCATCCGATATGAGGGGTTTTCTCTGCCAGCTGACTGACCAATATTCCTATTCTCTCTTTCCAGATCCACGAACAACTCCATCACGTGCCGAAGCCACAAGTTGTTGATAAGTCAGTGGGCAAACAACAAATACGACCCGAAGACCCAAGAAACCCGTCGAGAGACCGAAACATAAACAGAAATAGAAACAAACAAACCCAAGACTCAAAACTCTTGGCTGGCATTTCATTTGCCTGGATCGCGTTACGTGGTGCGGTTGGTGTTTCGTATACTCGTCTGCCCGCCAAAAAGAAAGTCACGACAGAAACGAGATTTCCAAGATTCTGCAACGAAAGTCAAAGTTACAAGTTTACTCCAAATTCGAGTCTTTCGGCCCGGTTCAACGTATTGCCACTTTCGGGTCTCCGTCTCCAGTCTTCAGTCTACAGTCTTCAGTCTTTTTTCGGTGCCTAAGTCTCCCCGTGTGTGCCACTTTAGAAAGTGAAAATCGAGTGCAGTCCGCAACTTTGTCTCAATCTGAACCGAAATCCAATCGGCGGCCTTTGGGCGCTGCAGTTGAAAGTGAATTTCTTGGGCTGCAAGTGATTTTCGGGTTTCGGTTTTCCATTTTCGGGCGCTCAATTTATCATTATCGATCAGTAGCCCGGGGCTTTTGGCTACTTGAGTCCACTTCACATCCATCGACAGGAGGGCCCGGCGAATAAGTGCAGCAACCATGGAGGCCGAGGAAGTTACCAAACTCGTCGACGGCGTGTACAGGGTAAGCCTTTTCTTCATTATTACAtcattttgtatttgttttattaattaaaagcCTATATGAGTGGTTAGTTGACGAAAAAACTGGATTCTACGGAAAATGTAGGCATTCTAGAGGGTCACAATCATTATAAAagatattacaaaatattattaagttGTTAGTTTAACTTCTTGAACAGCCTTCTTATTATTATTGCAACATTTagtatttgttttattaattaaacTATTCTATAAATTGGAAAATTGCCGAAAAAATGGATGCTACGGAAAATGTACAGGCATTCTAGGGGTCACAAATATTATTgcagatattaaaaataatattacgAAGTTTTCGATTTGATATCTTGAATAAAATGCTCCAAGCAAAAACGATTATTTATGGATAATGGTAAAATCTAAAAGGTTTAAATTGGAAATAaactaaatatattaaaaaggCCTATTACCATCAAAGTCTATTATATATTTGGCTTACAACACCTCTGGTATTACGAACTCAATCGTTTCATAAGAATCTTTAATTTGAACCCCAATTACATACCTATCATCTTTCCATGTGTTTGAGGGTCGAATCAAAACTTATGTAATCCCACTGACACCTAAATAGCAACGTAACTATTGCATGAAGGCCATTTCTATTAGCCACTTGAGACTAATTCACCGTAAGGCTCATAGCGATGTTTACCCTTTTGGAAAACAATTTATAACTTAAACGTTTTCTTTTTGTAGACTAAATTTATCGCCACACGCGATCTCCAAAAGCGGCTGCAAATGAAAGCAAGCCACATTAATCTATAAAATGAAAACACAAAACCGTGACTTGAAAGTTTACTTTGGATACCCTTGAAATTTGCcgaatttatatttatggaTATAAAAAGTTTATTAAGAATGTGTGCaataatagtttttaaaatgttaaggTAATTTGGTTTTAGTTCATAAACTTTATGCTGGgaggttttttttaattagttagAGTATCTAATTAACGTAAAATTAAAGTATTCTTTTGTTTAAGTAAGAAAGATAATGAGAACATGCAAAGTAAAGATTATTATAAAGATAAAAGCCAGGAAAAAATACCAGCTAGAATGAAAACATACATTTAAACGCTAAGCCCGTTTTTTTGAAATAACATTGTATACATTTCCTAAATATCAGTTAGTGAAATAAAATAACTAGATACGGTAACAACCTTAAGCCTTGGCTTTAACTACCACTCTTGAGGAGTGTTTAAATCATAACCAGAAACAGAGAACCATAAATATTTGTAGATAAAAATGGCAGGCAGCATTTGAAAGTGAATTTTTTCTTGTCGGCTGGGCTGCTGTAAATTCGTAGCCAAATTTGGTCACGACACACGGTGGCTGTGTTGTATCTTTCGGCATACTTTTTGGCCACATATACTTCGCCTCTTAGAAACCCGTATATCCCAGCCGAGCAAACGAGCTCAATTGGAGGTttgatttgtttgtttgcGGATCGCCTGGAACTCTGAAATCCTCCCAAGTCGACGACAGACGCGACGACTCCGCCTCGAGAGTTTGGCAAGTTGCGgcttctcttttttttttcctctGCAGCGGTTGCATCTGCCCCAAGTTGATGGGTATTGCACATTTCGCGCATCTATTTCATTATGTAACTTggtgaattttttttttgttttgggaAAACTTGCTgtggctgttgctgttgctgctgctatTTCTGCTGCGGTTTCTGCCGCTTGAAGTTGCggaaattttgtttttgggccGCTTCCTTGGTTGTTGCACATGGCTGCATTTTCGCGACCACCATTTGCATTTTTCCCGCCTgggtttttcttttatttttcgcaCTGTTATTGTCGTAAATCGAATAAATAGGTGCTGCCGTGCCGGCTGTTTTAATTAGTGGACTGCCTGCCGCCACTTGACAAGCCCGGGTGCAAACGAAAGACTCAGGAAACGAACTCGCTGGCTGTCAATGGCAGGAAAAACTGGGAATTCGAATTGGAATCTCAGTGGTCGTGCATCAATCAACTGAATCTACTTccccaacacacacacaccagaTTATGACTTAATTCCCGGTGATTTATGCGCAATTTGCTTGACTGCTCTGGCTGAACTGGTCTATCAATCGATTTATTATATCAACATTCGAGTTTTACATTTTGTATTGTTTTACTGCATTTATTTGGCTTGGTTTCGCATAATAGAGTGGCTTGGTTTTTCTGTCTGGCACTGTGTGAATAAACTTCTGGGTTGGTCCGTGTAGGTTCTTTAACGAGTTTTAATTAATTCGATAGCATTTGGTTTTCGGCTGGCTATTCTAAACTAATTAACAGACCGCTTTTGCTTATCTTTATTTAGAGGCGCAACTTGGCCTTTCTAAAATTGGCAcacttaaatgttttaagaGGATTTCCACACATGCGGGTATGCAAATAGAGCAGGAATGTTCAATTTTACTGGTCATTAACTAGTGATTGATTTCggcgtattttaataaattatctCGTACACTTgaaatatacatttatatcTTTTTACAAAACCtctaaattatatattttggaCTCTGGTCataatttattgttattttcgATGGATATTTCTTGTTAAAAATGATTAATTTAGATACcttgtatatttaaatgcttATATAATTTTCCAACTTCGTTGTAATTTATGAAAATCGCTGAATTTTTTGCCCGCACCCGTCATAAATCTTGTACTCCATTCAGCCATAAATCTTGAATGGCAAACGAGTAAAGTTGGTTAAGAGATGTACTCAAGAGATGATTGCATTACTCGCTTTCACTTTCCCTATTTAAAAGCAAAACGTTTCTTATGATTCTTTTGAAGATGCAAATACAAAACTTTAAGCAAAAAAATGAAAGTAATATTAGTAAAATGTATTTTCTGTTGTCTTTGTGAGTCATTTTGGTAATTTTTGGTTTATTGCCCATGAAATGATCCCACACACAGAACCCCTCGAAATTCCCCAATCAACAACTCGCTCTCCCCTCACGTGAATCCATATTATTTTTTCGAGTGAATAAAACCGCAAGTTGGCCCGTCAAGTCGATGTTAAAAACGCATTTCATACAGCTGCCAGCGAAATGACGGTGGCGATGAATGCCTCCGGATTGTTTGTCATTCGCTTAGATTTATGGCACATTCCCCGCAACATAAATCGAAACTGAAGCCGCCGTGAGAGCCTGATGCCGGTGATCCGATCAGAATGACATCCAGCTGACCACACAAAAGCCAACCTGCTGGGGGCAAAAAAGTAAAGACACATAAAGACAGGCTGGCTGGAAGGAGGTGAAGCCCCTCAAGAGTTTGGCACCCAGCGAGGTGCAGATACATAGATACACATAGCACATGTAGTGGGACGAAGGTGTCCGATGTGCCGAAGCTCCGGCAAGAAATGcagaaataaattaaaatcgCAGACGGTCCGGGGGTTTGGATTGGAGCTGTGAAAAGAGGCGGCAAGTGTGCAACTCGGACCAAAGAACTGCAAACTGCAAactgggaaatgggaaatggaaaatggactTGGGCACTGAGGACTGCAGCTGATTGCCATGTTTGAAAGGCATTTCTAAGGCTGCTGCTGCATTAGAGGGGCCGACGCCACTCGGAACGATGTCACATCGTCTGGGTTGGATTGAGGGGATCGGATCCGGGGGACGGGGTACGGATGGGCTTGGGCAGGGGTATGACCATGGCAAATGGAACTGGGTTAACGTCCGACTCGCCGGCGAAAAGCCCTACCAATCCCGCTGGGTCCATTTCTCGTGTACCCTAACTGAAGGGATTGCACCGGGTTTTCTAAACggttaaataatatttattcaaatattttggGTGGCGAGACTATCCTTATctgatattattataaattctACATTGGCCGAAGGTAATACACTTTTTATAAGATCAAATTTGTTTATTGTGCCCCTTTTTTTATTCTTCTATTTTTTAAACGTTTAAGCtacaaaaaattaatacattttatatGTCCTCAATATATCATATCTAGGAAACACCATTTCGAGATAAACGCTTTAGAAGATATCTAGCCTAGAGGTCGAACTTATACATTTCTAGAAGATAAGAGATAAGATAAGATGATACAAATTGTACTTAACGTATATATATTACTAATCGAATGTGAATGAATGAGTGATATGAGCCTTTCTTaccaaatttaaataattccCTTAAAACTTCGTAAGCCAAAGTGTGTGAGTTGTTAAAACCAACCTATACCAACGTAATATATCTTTACTTTAAGCCATTAGTGGAAAAGGTAG is from Drosophila suzukii chromosome 3, CBGP_Dsuzu_IsoJpt1.0, whole genome shotgun sequence and encodes:
- the LOC118877252 gene encoding uncharacterized protein is translated as MSKLDDLLGKKKTVVPVLDLSRSNIQTVEEFKRLLEKVPDYKMRPVKVRAEEIKIREKDYAFKMPKKEMRKLLRANGEREAMYTYADPVPSEMKDVVLMELCAVPIDWKMLTTLRPKNKQEEEYFSRMVEMGKLELKTEARDRREFALNNCVKKIKNKSGIVETRLMTCESCGEEMCCGKTCGDFNYDLYIRVEARVVKPKPAVLSSNKAKLNGRKKSSVGGTKIKVKKSSNKGN